Below is a genomic region from Salmo trutta chromosome 19, fSalTru1.1, whole genome shotgun sequence.
cttttggtccttctttggacactgtgttaactaacctccagacgagcttcaatgccatacaactctccttccgtggcctccaactgttcttaaatgcaagtaaaactaaatgcatgctcttcaaccgatcactgcccgcacctgaccgcccgcccgtccagcatctctactctggacgcttctgacttagaatatgtggacaactacaaatacctaggtgtctggctagactgtaaactctccttccagactcacattaagcatctccaatccaaaattaaatctagaatcggcttcctatttcacaacaaagcatccttcactcatgctgccaaacataccctcgtaaaactgaccatcctaccgatcctcgacttcgacgatgtcatctataaaatagcctccaacactctactcaacaaattggatgcagtctatcacagtgccatccgttttgtcaccaaagccccatatattacccaccactgcgacctgtacgctctcgttggctggccatcgcttcatactcgtcgccaaacccactggctccaggtcatctacaagtctctgctaggtaaagccctgccttatctcagctcactggtcaccatagcagcacccacctgtagcacgcgctccagcaggtatatctcactggtcacccccaaagccaattcctgctttggccgcctttccttccagttctctgctgccaatgactggaacgaactgcaaaaatcactgaagctggagacccatatctccctcactagctttaagcaccagctgcctTAGccgctcacagatcactgcacctgtacatagctcatctttaaatagcccatccaactacctcatccccatactgtatttatttatttatttatcttgctcctttgcaccccagtatctctacttgcacattcatcatctgcacatgtaccattccagtgtttaattgctatattgtaattacttcgccaccatggcctatttattgcctttacctcccttatcttacctcatttgcactcactgtatatcgatttttcttttttctactgtattattgactgtatgtttgttttattccatgtgtaactctgtgttgttgtatgtgtcgaactgctgtgctttatcttggccaggtcgcagttgtaaatgagaacttgttctcaactagcctacctggttaaataaaggtaaattgTTTTCCAATTTCTATAGGGTCATTCTACAGTGGGTGTAATATGTATGAATATGCCTATACAAATTCTTCTCTAtctcctttcagtgtgtgttaaacAACGGTGGGTGACACTGTAATCCTAATTCTACTCTCACTTAATCCAGGCTATAGTAAACGGTTCTACTAAACTCAAATATATTTCACACGTGGGCCTCACAGAGACAACCGCATGATAGACTTCAATTCCTAATATTATATCTTAAGGGTGTAGAGTAACAGTAATATTCTATTCACCAGTGCCCCTGGTGAAAGCATCACAAAGTAATTTTCTATGAAAATCTCTACAGAACACAACTTCCTTGTAGTAATTGTACTGGTACACTAAGGGTTGTACATTTCCTATACTGTCCAATGGTAGGAAAGTGTCACTAACAAATATGTTCAACCTTTTATTCAAATAAGTTCTGTCCTACTCCTAACTTTTTATTCCACCATTGGGCCATTACTCAATAAAACCACCATAATCTGcaagaacaaacaaacaaataaaacacaacacaatattCATAAACAATTCAACTCATTATTTAGGTAATTGACGCTGAATTATCTCTACAAAATCATCCTACCACTCTGGAGTACTACATTTATTCATCAATCATTCATTccaggcctcccgggtggcgcagtggtctaaggcactgcatcgctgtgccaccagagattctgggtcgagcccaggctctgttgcagcccgccgcgaccgggaggccaatggggcggcgcacaattggcccagcgtcgtccgggttagggagggtttggccggcagggatatccttgtctcatcgcgcactagtgactcctgtggtgggccgggtgcagtgcacgctgatcaggtgtatggtgtttcctccgacacattggtgtggctggtttctgggttggatgggcattggtgtcaagaagcagtgtggcttggttgggttgtgtttcggaggatgcatggctcttgaccttcacctctcccgagtctgtacgggagttgcagtgatgagacaagactgtaactaccaattgaatatcatgaaattgaggagaaaaaaagggtaaaaaaaaaaaaattcatatATTGACATCATGCATTTCACCAATAGCCAGTTATGTAATATCTCCAATCTAGAATTTGACTATGTCATATTCAAAGTTTATGTATATATTTGGGTTGAGTGAGGTGCCACTTACTTGGTGAATGCCAATTAATTACAGACTTAGATTAAACAGGTGTCTGCTTACCTTGTTTGATTTGGAGCTCTGGCACACTGGTGTGGAATCTCCTCCAACCGGACTTGACACTCACTCCTGATAGGTTCCTTATTCCTTGTCaatcactggcttattggtgaaatcagcaatcagacaatatcttctttaagtaaatcaatgaatgcaattgcagacagaagttgacaatggAAACACAGCACGCATGTTTCAGAGTAAGTTCTGCACCCCACCTAAGGGTGCAGCTGATTTTATACACTCCCTAGTGGTATGATCACCTACGTCAATGTATGTGTTTATCAATAAACTGAGGTTACCTTATAAGGCAACCTAGTACAGTAGCTTCTCAGAATTTATTAGCATTGTCCACTGTCACACAAGATCAAAAATGTCAAAACCAGACAGTGGTTACTTCTCTTTATCTAGTTTCGGTCTGACTCAGACCTGCAAGCACACTCTCACAACAGCCAGGGCTTAACCACAAATACTAATATAGATAGCTTGTGCAAAGTATAGTGGCAGAGCTTTTAGACACATAGCAACAGTATCTATTATAAGGCCTGCAGCAAAACATATGAATCTTAAGGTCCCCTTAATCAAAAATGGGTAGGGTCTTTGGGATCCACTCCCTACAAATGCAAATGGGAGTTATTTTAAAATAGGCCTATTCAGTCATTAGTAATCCAGATTGTAGTATTTGTTCATCTTGTGAGGTCAATTTAGAACAGGCATTGTGTACAGGTAATTCCTCCCATGCATCCAGAACAGGGCTGGATTACCGCATTTGGGGCCCTGGGGCAAATTTCCTGCAAATATACACATTTTTCCATTGCTTATGACGTGTTCAAGACGAATAGTTTGAGAAATGGGATCTATCTCCTGGAGGGCCGGATGATCAAAAGGGCACGCAGGGCACATGCCCTTTTTTTAGAGGGGGTtgtgggccccctggaggtcgtGGGCCCCGGGGCACTTGCTCTGCATGTCCTTTCGGTAATCCGACCCTCCACGAGATAGATACCAGTTCAAACCATTTGTCTTGCAAATAGAAAATGCCTATTAATTTGTGCAGTCTCAAAGGAGAGAAGGGTAGAAGGAAACTTGAGGTGGATAGTAAAGGATAACAAGCCAAGACAATTCTGTAGTTTGCACACCAGTTTGTTGTTTCCAGCCATGTCAGATAATTGATGTTAAAATATGTCATAAAATCTTTTGTTTGTGAGATATTGACAGCAAATCTATAAAAAGGCACCTGGTATTATTGTGAATGTACCTTACTAAAAATGGTGTGTTGACTATGTAGGCTACACTTTGCTATGTTGTCTTTACTTGAAAAACAAGAGTTTGAAAACTGGCTGTGTGAGTGATGTAGGTGATATCATTGTCCTTTAAGTCATGCTTGCAGTGAATAttggtttgttgtttgtttattagACTTTACACTAGGCTAAAGTGCCATCCTATTTATTTGTTGGTTGTTACGTtcgctgtaatgtaatgtattgtatacCTTTGGTTGGTTAAAGCTTACTGTTGTTTCGACAGAGGACATAtgaataaggtgtgtgtgtgttgactccaggatcttaagcacaacaaatttgtaacatatagtaCAAATTggattcataacatatcatatgaattgcaaaaaatatttataataataataataatttgccgGCTGTGACATATTTTATGAAATGGATGACGTAATACACAATTTGATGAAGTAGTACACAAAAAACGGGgcccacttttggctcgtgaacgccactttcaaaactactggccgAAATAATCAAGTGTTTGAGAGTGCATATTTAACATAGAAGAGGAGTGGTAGGTATTTCTACCTGGATTACTATTTGTCAGACAAGGTTTTCTCGACTGGTCGCCTCGCATTCGACATTGCATAGAATATAGTCTTATTTTCTGTCAATTTGTATTTTCTCATTAGAATGATAAACTAGGAAACATTGATTTTTAAGTTTGGTTGGAGCAATTTCTCCTCTTCTGTTCAGTCCTATAAATGTAGCCTTCAGACTTGTTGACATTTGGCCCATTGTCGGGTTAACGCCATAGACTTTGGACCCTCACTCATCAATCATGAGAGAACAATGTTTTTACACCACAACCACAAAAACACAGAGACAATTTGAAATGTTCATACCTTGTTCGTTGTCACGGCGCAGTTGGCCGACCTCTCCTCTCTCAAATCAGTGAATCCTGTTAGTTGAGATGAATATTGAACTAACAGTGGGTCTAGTACCTGTGTCCACACACACCTGCTCATCTACCTGTAGTGTAAGCATCACGTGACAACGCCCTTGCTTGCTTTTCATGACTTGACTGCGACCAAGGAGCACAGCACCCAGGGTACTATCTACAAATGGATAACACATGATACACTTATGTTGACTATCTGTTCATTTAATTAATCTATTTTTCTTTGATCGTTGTAACGCGTCAATGGAATGATGTGAGGCACCTGCAGTGTAGGCATAATAATACAATACTAGTTTTATATGCAAACAGTTTGATCTTCAATATAATATAGCTATTTTGTGTTAAAGTTGTCAATTTCGAAATAACCAAAATTGGGCTATTATTGGCACTACTGGTGTTTAACCCCTGAAAAGGTTCACATCACTCTGAGATGTTAGACATTTTACAGAAAAGTATTGCTGAGGTTTCTAGAAAGATTTAGGTGCAATTTAAGTTAATGTGTAATCTCTAATTGTCAGGGCAGTGTGCTGAAAGGGAGAGGTTAGTATGTAGGCTAGGCTTGTAGGACTCGAATGAACTTTGCTCCCATCGTAAAGAAGGTTTTATTTCAGTCAATCAGATCAATCCAGATAAATAATTCAAGCACTTATATATACAGCTTTTAAAAATACAAAATCATCACACTGATTAGGCCTACCAAAACCAAAATGTTCAAGGGTTCTTCAAATGTGTTAGCATTATTTGTCCTGAGAACTGTCAATGAATTATTGCTAATAGTGACACAAAACTTAGGGTTATTGTATTTAATAACGTGAATTTGTGGGGATTAGAGTATTGCACAGAATAATTTCTTCTCCCGAAAAGGGTTCTCAGAGGATGACACTGGTATCACCAGAGGGTCCTCCTTGGCATGAGCCTCACAGAAGGCCATCAGATCAGCTGCTGCTTTGGACACCTGCACATAGAGCACATGATTAACAAGGACAAAGCTATCAGATTGGAGAGTGGGAGCCAATGTGCTCGATTTACAATGTAAATTGATAATGGACAGCTTTTTTGGTACATAAAGAGatcaaaaataaaacaaaaaaggaTATTGTGCCTAATAACCATTCCTTGCTCACCATCATTCTTTCGATGTTGACTTCCAGTTTCAGCTGTTCCACTGTCTTGCGGGTATCTGCAATCTTAGCCATGTTATTGGACATCCTGCTTCCTCTCACTGTACCTCAGCCTGGTCCAGTTTGTAGATCATGTATTATGTTAATGCTTTTAAGAAGAATGATCAGAGTTACGTTTGAATCAGTTATACAGGTAGTGCATATACCATGCATCAGACATAAATGCCAAAGCATGAGATGGAACCATGCCAGTGTATAATGGTTTCATTTGCTTGTTATTGCTGCTGCCTGGGTCTCAGCTGGAAGTGTCACAGTGAGGGCCTCAGAGGGAAGAGGTGcagggagaggcatgcataggCAGCAGCATTATGattccctgataaaataaaggtgaaataaaataaacaaataaattacCCAGGGGGTTTCTGCTAGCACATCACCTGTTTCCCTGTTGCTTTATCTGTAAATGAAATGTGCTGAACACTCATTATTACCTTGTCATGATGGTCTTACTGTATTTGTGATGATTGAAATTAGTAGCATTAGTTCTCTTACAAATTGCATGTGAATAAAGCAAATAACAGAGGATATTCCACAAtcacctctctcatccctccatacccAATTATGTAGCTGGTCAACATGTGGCACAGTGTGGCTCTTAATGACAGTTGCCCACTCGGGCCCCTTCAGAGGGCAGTTTCTTTTCTCAGCCTTTAATTTGTCCCCAATTTCATAGTCAACTGAATGAATTGATGATGAAAACTAGCTTTGTTTTTTACATGAACATTTACATAACATGTAGGCCTACTACACTTTAATGGACTGTACAACAGCACATATCTCAAACTTTATAGTTTGTTGTCTACATCAGAACacagccaaatatacactgaacaaaaacatacagtgccttcggaaagtattcagtatttcagttttataattgtaatacatttgcaaaaatgtcttaaaacctgtttttgctttgtcatactggggtattttgtgtagactgATAAGAAAAAcaattatttcatccattttagaataaggctgtaatgtaacaaaatgtggaaaaagtcaaggggtctgaatactttccgaatgcgctgtaaacgcaacacgcaacaaaatttctacgattttactgagttacagtccacataaggaaatcaatcaattgaaataaataaatgaggctcTAATCTAAGGATTTccaatgactgggaatacagatatgcaactgttggtcacagataccttaaaaaaaggtaagagcgtggatcagaaaaccagtcagtattgtGTGAACACTATTTGTCTCATGCAgctcgacacatctccttcacatagagatgatcaggttgttgattgtggcctgtggaatgttgtcccactcttcaattgctgtgtgaagttgctggatattggcgggaaatggaacaagctgtcgtacacgttgatccagagcatcccaaacatgctcaatgggtgacatgtctggtaattatgcaggctatggaagaactgggacattttcagcttccaggaattgtgtacagatccttgccacATGGGGctgggcattatcatgctgaaacatgaggtgatggcatcAGATGAATggaacgacaatgggcctcaggatctcatcacgttaTCTCTGTGCGTTCAAACtgctatcgataaaatgcaattgtgttcattgtccatagcttggcatgcccataccgtaaccccactgccaccatgggacactctgttcacaatgttgacatcagaaaaccgcttTTCCACGCAATGCCATACACACTGTTTGCCATCCGCCCAGTACATTTGAAACcgtgattcatccgtgaagagcatacttctccagcatgccagtggccatcgaaggtgagcatttgcccattgAAGTTGGTTACAACACCGAATTGCAGTCGGTTCAAgtccctggtgaggacgacgagcacccagatgagcttccctgagacagatTGTGCagaaatgtggaggtcctgg
It encodes:
- the LOC115154745 gene encoding guanine nucleotide-binding protein G(I)/G(S)/G(O) subunit gamma-8-like codes for the protein MSNNMAKIADTRKTVEQLKLEVNIERMMVSKAAADLMAFCEAHAKEDPLVIPVSSSENPFREKKLFCAIL